One window of Nicotiana tomentosiformis chromosome 11, ASM39032v3, whole genome shotgun sequence genomic DNA carries:
- the LOC138901923 gene encoding uncharacterized protein — protein sequence MSLEYFLGNGKLRTLSVKKREEMKKLKKKKIQEKRKKAVPWMPGAVPDLKNWVRDLASTSTYDERSWCDLSKGRWEAKNHGLGKDAVLRPPYVEEEASASVPKPVKDNKRKRASASEDPKPKTRMARKPRKNTIPLTMESVLYLRYEDEEDEENDRLRRYRRKVRAKSTNRYRSRMLPTEVNKWWVEDIAGPSDVSGLFCEEHQALNRSITVHQETCSRSRAELHWYEADLWQKEEEIKDLRVELSKAHQDQTNLTEQVIIILKTHGLDPGTVANISISQLQQKLEVIGKLREEVDIIRVETLGWKDGMDRLSVEKETARAQLSSAENQLQSMKEKSSVQARKIEELEARLASELAKAKSDAEKAMANADALVAVYQEDAEATQVQAREVAETANTRAHWVAELSKCRSRRETLEEIHARGFDITEEIQKAKELEANAEALASDDDDGDDESKSGSESGEEPDGEEISLGDNQET from the exons cggttccttggatgcccggtgcagttcctgacctcaagaactgggtacgggatctagcttcgacctctacatatgACGAGCGCTCATggtgtgatttgtcaaagggccgatgggaggccaaaaatcatg gcttgggcaaagatgcggttttgaggcccccgtacgtcgaggaagaggcttcggcctctgtcccaaaacCGGTAAAGGATAATAAGCGAAAAAGGGCCTCTGCTTctgaagatccaaaaccgaagacgaggatggctcgtaagccaaggaagaataccatccctttaaCCATGGAATCAGTTTTGTATCTAAggtatgaagatgaagaagatgaagaaaacgACAG GCTGAGGAGATATCGAAGGAAGGTTCGGGCAAAGTCCACGAATCGTTAtagatcgaggatgcttcccaccgaagtcaacaaatggtGGGTCGAGGATattgctggccctagtgatgtgtcagGCCTTTTCTGTGAAGAGCatcaagctctgaatcgg TCCATAACGGTTCATCAAGAAACATGTTCTCGGTCCCGAGCTGAGTTGCATTGGTACGAGGCCGATCTCTGGCaaaaggaagaagaaatcaaAGACCTCCGAGTTGAGTTGTccaaggctcatcaagaccagaccaacctgaccgagcaggtaataataatcttaaaaacccatgggctcgatcctggaacggtggctaatatttcgatctcacagttgcagcagaagcttgaggtgattgggaagcttcgtgaggaagtCGATATAATAAGGGTGGAGACCTTAGgatggaaagatggcatggaccgTCTTAGCGTagaaaaagaaactgctcgagcccaattatcatcggccgaaaaccaacttcaaagcatgaaggagaagagctcggttcaagcaagaaaaatagaggagctcgaggctcggttggcctccgaacttgccaaggccaaatctgacgcTGAAAAAGCAATGGCCAATGCGGATGCATTAGTGGCCGTCTATCAGGAGGATGCTGAAGCTACTCAAGTACAAGCAAGAGAGGTAGCCGAGACCGctaacactcgagcacattgggttgctgaactttctaaatgccgatctcggagggagaccctcgaggagatccatgctcgaggtttcgatatCACCGAAGAGATacaaaaggctaaagagctcgaagccaaTGCTGaggccttggcttccgatgatgatgatggcgatgatgagagcaagagtgggtccgagagcggggaggagcccgatggagaagagattTCCCtcggagataaccaagaaacttag